A window from gamma proteobacterium SS-5 encodes these proteins:
- a CDS encoding carbon-nitrogen hydrolase family protein — MSREKPLVAALQMASGPQVEANLLQVEQLLAQAAEQGARLAVLPEVFAFMGRKDEEQYNIAETEGSGPLQGFLADMARRHGLWLVGGTIPLRSEQSERLRSACLIFNERGERVGRYDKIHLFDAQLSGGEVYQESRVFEPGDQPLWLDSPLGRLGISVCYDLRFPEMFRRLMWDECDLFCLPAAFTEITGKAHWQVLLRARAIENLSYLAAAAQGGYHKSGRQTHGHSMIVDPWGKVLAEVDTGPGLVLAEVDLDYLRATRKQLPALNNRCRQG; from the coding sequence ATGAGTCGAGAAAAACCCCTTGTCGCGGCCCTGCAGATGGCCAGCGGGCCTCAGGTAGAGGCCAATTTGTTGCAGGTGGAGCAGCTATTGGCCCAGGCCGCCGAGCAGGGCGCACGCCTGGCCGTGTTGCCCGAGGTGTTTGCCTTCATGGGGCGCAAGGATGAAGAGCAGTACAACATCGCCGAGACCGAGGGCAGTGGCCCGTTGCAGGGCTTTCTTGCCGACATGGCGCGGCGTCACGGGCTATGGCTGGTGGGCGGTACCATCCCCCTGCGCTCGGAGCAAAGCGAGCGGTTGCGCTCCGCCTGTCTGATCTTCAATGAGCGCGGCGAGCGGGTGGGCCGCTACGACAAGATCCATCTGTTCGATGCCCAGCTCTCTGGCGGCGAGGTGTATCAGGAGTCCCGTGTGTTCGAGCCGGGCGACCAGCCCCTGTGGCTGGATAGCCCCCTGGGTCGGCTGGGCATATCGGTATGCTACGACCTGCGCTTCCCTGAGATGTTTCGTCGCCTGATGTGGGACGAGTGCGACCTGTTCTGCCTGCCGGCGGCCTTTACCGAGATCACCGGCAAGGCCCACTGGCAGGTGCTGCTGCGGGCGCGGGCGATCGAGAACCTCAGCTATCTGGCCGCCGCCGCCCAGGGTGGTTATCACAAAAGCGGCCGCCAGACCCACGGTCACAGCATGATCGTCGATCCCTGGGGCAAGGTGCTGGCCGAGGTGGACACAGGCCCCGGCCTGGTGCTGGCAGAGGTCGATCTCGACTACCTCAGGGCCACGCGCAAACAGCTGCCGGCGCTGAACAACCGTTGTCGGCAGGGGTAG
- a CDS encoding tyrosine--tRNA ligase produces the protein MVSIDESLALIGRGCEEILLRESLLKKLTEARPLRVKAGFDPTAPDLHLGHTVLINKLRQFQQLGHEVLFLIGDFTAMIGDPTGKSATRPALSRDQVLENAQTYEHQIFKILDPERTTIVFNSSWMGEMGAAELIQLAGKYNVARMLERDDFSKRYGSGQSISIHEFLYPLVQGYDSVALKADIELGGTDQKFNLLVGRELQRQYGQEQQVIITLPILEGLDGVQKMSKSLGNYIGITDQPEEMFGKLMSISDDLMWRYFELLSFRSLDEIEHFKAAVAAGSNPRDIKFELCKEIVTRFHSVLAAEQAQDAFIARFRKGEMPEEMPEQEVQVAEGGVMIGNLLKDLGLVSSTGEAFRMIKQGAVKLDGQKIENKGLLLKAPAELVCQVGKRKFARARLRLAQD, from the coding sequence ATGGTTAGCATCGATGAATCCCTCGCCCTCATCGGCCGGGGGTGCGAAGAAATTCTGCTGCGCGAGTCCCTGCTCAAAAAGCTGACCGAGGCGCGGCCACTCCGGGTCAAGGCCGGGTTTGACCCCACGGCACCGGACCTGCACCTGGGCCACACGGTGCTGATCAACAAGCTGCGCCAATTTCAGCAGTTGGGCCATGAGGTCCTGTTCCTGATCGGTGATTTCACCGCCATGATCGGTGACCCCACCGGAAAAAGCGCCACCCGGCCCGCGCTCAGTCGGGATCAGGTGCTGGAGAATGCCCAGACCTACGAACACCAGATCTTCAAGATCCTCGACCCCGAGCGCACCACCATCGTCTTCAACTCATCCTGGATGGGCGAGATGGGTGCCGCCGAGCTGATTCAGCTGGCGGGCAAGTATAATGTGGCGCGCATGCTGGAGCGGGACGACTTCAGCAAGCGCTACGGCTCCGGGCAATCCATCTCCATCCATGAATTCCTCTATCCCCTGGTGCAGGGCTATGACTCGGTGGCGCTCAAGGCCGATATCGAACTGGGCGGGACCGATCAGAAATTCAACCTGCTGGTGGGGCGTGAGCTGCAGCGCCAGTATGGCCAGGAACAGCAGGTCATCATCACCCTGCCCATCCTTGAGGGCCTGGACGGGGTGCAGAAGATGTCCAAATCCCTGGGCAACTATATCGGCATCACCGACCAGCCGGAGGAGATGTTCGGCAAGCTCATGTCCATCTCCGACGATCTGATGTGGCGCTATTTCGAGCTGCTCAGCTTTCGCAGCCTGGACGAAATCGAACACTTCAAGGCGGCCGTGGCGGCGGGCAGCAACCCGCGCGACATCAAGTTTGAGCTGTGCAAGGAAATCGTCACCCGCTTTCACTCCGTGCTTGCCGCCGAGCAGGCCCAGGATGCCTTCATCGCCCGCTTCCGCAAGGGAGAAATGCCCGAGGAGATGCCAGAGCAAGAGGTGCAGGTGGCTGAAGGGGGCGTAATGATCGGCAACCTGCTTAAGGACCTGGGCCTGGTCAGCTCCACCGGCGAGGCCTTTCGCATGATCAAACAGGGCGCAGTCAAGCTCGATGGGCAGAAGATCGAAAACAAGGGCCTGCTGCTCAAGGCCCCGGCCGAACTGGTCTGCCAGGTGGGTAAACGCAAATTTGCCCGGGCGCGCCTGCGCTTGGCGCAGGACTGA
- a CDS encoding peptidoglycan DD-metalloendopeptidase family protein, which yields MFDFAKSGPKVYAHPVPGYVREPVRVLVRGLLTLLLLALIVVGVSFLDFSAFNDNQPDAEPLPPITSTPQLEPLPTRPSDEVELTPGLDLNGSDKTSPTEQELTASLPSEAQPTTEPEPEPAPEAEPEAAAGWLEHRISNGESLSTIFDDLGLSQGLLIRMDQAAPKGLSLSKIRPGQTFRVRLDGQGRFEELIWIKNPVESIRITPQGESFDYQQEIKELEHKENQSNGVINNSLFIDGQKAGMSDNLIMQLANVFQWDIDFALGLRQGDRFNVIYDQYYLNDEKYSDGEIIAAEFINKGKSYKAIRYQHKDGRSGYYDPEGKSLRKAFIQTPVEFTRISSGFTPKRWHPVLKKWRSHKGVDYAAPTGTPVKAAGDGKIKVSGWQGGYGRVVIIEHERNYTTVYGHLSRFAKRNEVGGLVKQGQIIGYVGQSGLATGPHLHYEIRIKGKHADPVKISALPSTNSIPKADLKNFKARANELLAQLALVNSEKFAQLEQATQEEKP from the coding sequence ATGTTTGACTTCGCAAAATCAGGGCCTAAGGTTTACGCCCATCCGGTTCCGGGTTACGTGCGCGAGCCCGTGCGTGTCTTGGTGCGCGGCCTATTGACCCTGCTGTTGTTGGCGCTCATTGTGGTGGGCGTCAGCTTTTTGGATTTCTCCGCCTTTAACGACAACCAACCCGATGCCGAACCCCTTCCCCCCATTACCTCTACCCCGCAGCTAGAACCCCTACCCACCAGACCCAGTGATGAGGTCGAACTCACCCCAGGCCTGGATCTGAACGGCAGCGACAAGACCTCGCCAACGGAACAGGAACTTACCGCCAGCCTGCCCAGTGAGGCGCAGCCCACTACAGAACCAGAACCAGAACCAGCACCAGAAGCAGAACCCGAGGCTGCCGCAGGCTGGCTGGAACACCGCATCAGCAACGGTGAATCCCTATCCACCATCTTCGACGACTTGGGCCTGAGCCAGGGCCTGCTGATCCGCATGGATCAGGCCGCGCCCAAGGGGCTGAGTCTGAGCAAGATCCGCCCCGGTCAGACCTTTCGCGTCAGGCTTGATGGCCAGGGGAGGTTCGAAGAACTCATCTGGATCAAAAATCCGGTGGAGAGCATACGCATCACCCCGCAGGGCGAAAGCTTTGATTATCAGCAGGAAATCAAGGAGCTGGAGCACAAAGAGAACCAATCCAACGGGGTCATCAACAACTCATTATTCATCGACGGACAGAAGGCCGGCATGTCCGACAACCTGATCATGCAACTGGCCAATGTGTTTCAGTGGGATATAGATTTCGCCCTGGGACTGCGCCAGGGAGACCGCTTCAACGTCATCTACGATCAGTACTACCTGAACGACGAAAAATACTCGGATGGCGAGATCATCGCCGCTGAGTTCATCAACAAAGGCAAGAGTTACAAGGCCATACGCTACCAACACAAGGATGGCCGCAGCGGCTACTATGACCCGGAAGGCAAGAGCCTGCGCAAGGCATTCATCCAGACCCCGGTGGAATTCACTCGCATCAGCTCCGGCTTCACCCCCAAGCGCTGGCACCCGGTGCTGAAGAAGTGGCGCTCGCACAAGGGCGTTGACTACGCCGCCCCCACCGGCACCCCGGTCAAGGCCGCCGGTGATGGCAAGATCAAGGTCAGCGGCTGGCAGGGTGGCTACGGCCGGGTGGTGATAATCGAGCACGAACGCAACTACACCACCGTCTATGGCCACCTGTCGCGCTTTGCCAAACGCAACGAGGTGGGAGGCCTGGTGAAACAAGGGCAGATCATCGGCTATGTGGGCCAATCGGGCCTGGCCACCGGCCCCCATCTACACTACGAGATCCGCATCAAGGGCAAGCATGCCGACCCGGTCAAGATCAGCGCGCTGCCCTCCACCAACAGCATTCCCAAGGCCGATCTGAAAAATTTCAAGGCCAGGGCCAACGAACTCCTGGCCCAGCTGGCCCTGGTCAACAGCGAGAAATTTGCCCAGCTGGAACAGGCAACCCAGGAAGAGAAACCCTGA
- the pmbA gene encoding metalloprotease PmbA codes for MPKSAVSTEINSDISMIEQQARIQQIVEDLLKIAKDMGASAAEAGASQDAGLAVNVRLGELETVEHTRDNSLGISVYFGQRKGSASTSDFSPQAIRETVRAACDIARFTTEDPFAGLAEAELMARQVPDLDLYHPWSLDVARASALCLECEDAARGHDPRISNSEGASLNSGSGVHIYGNSHGFIGGYPFSRHSLSCAVVAEDESGMQRDYWYSVDRQGQGLDSPRQIGITAAERTLARLGSRSLSTRQAPVIFRAEVASGLLRSLIGAISGGALYRKASFLLDHLGRPIFPAFVQIEEDPLQPRGLGSAPFDNEGVATRAKALVEGGVLQSYVLDSYAARKLGMQTTANAGGVHNLAIKSGQLDLAGLMREMGTGLLVTEMMGQGVNRVTGDYSRGAAGFWVENGEIAHPVEEITIAGNLRDMYLNLLAVGTDNQLPGSTRTGSWLIGQMTIAGE; via the coding sequence ATGCCTAAGTCAGCCGTCAGCACTGAAATCAACAGTGACATCAGCATGATCGAGCAGCAGGCGCGGATTCAGCAGATCGTGGAGGACCTGCTCAAAATCGCCAAGGACATGGGTGCCAGCGCCGCCGAGGCCGGTGCCAGCCAGGATGCCGGTCTGGCGGTCAATGTCCGACTGGGTGAGCTAGAGACCGTCGAGCACACCCGCGACAACTCCCTGGGTATCAGCGTCTATTTCGGCCAGCGCAAGGGCTCCGCCAGCACCTCCGACTTCAGCCCCCAGGCCATCCGCGAGACGGTGCGCGCCGCCTGCGACATCGCCCGTTTCACCACCGAAGACCCCTTCGCCGGCCTGGCCGAGGCCGAGCTGATGGCCCGCCAGGTGCCGGACCTGGACCTCTACCACCCCTGGAGCCTGGATGTGGCCCGGGCCAGCGCCCTCTGCCTGGAGTGCGAGGACGCCGCCCGCGGCCATGATCCGCGCATCAGCAACTCCGAGGGTGCCAGCCTCAACAGCGGCAGCGGCGTCCACATCTACGGCAACAGCCACGGCTTCATCGGCGGCTATCCCTTCTCCCGCCACTCCCTGAGCTGCGCGGTGGTGGCCGAGGACGAGTCAGGCATGCAGCGGGACTATTGGTACAGCGTCGATCGCCAGGGCCAGGGTCTGGACAGCCCGCGCCAGATCGGCATCACCGCCGCCGAGCGCACCCTCGCCCGCCTCGGCTCGCGCAGCCTGAGCACCCGCCAGGCGCCGGTGATCTTCCGCGCCGAGGTCGCCAGCGGCCTGCTGCGCAGCCTGATCGGCGCCATCAGCGGCGGTGCCCTCTACCGCAAGGCCAGCTTCCTGCTCGATCATCTCGGCCGCCCCATCTTCCCCGCGTTCGTCCAGATCGAGGAAGACCCCCTGCAGCCACGCGGGCTGGGCAGCGCCCCCTTCGACAACGAGGGCGTCGCCACCCGCGCCAAGGCCCTGGTGGAGGGCGGCGTGCTGCAAAGCTACGTACTCGATAGTTACGCCGCGCGCAAGCTGGGCATGCAGACCACCGCCAATGCCGGCGGCGTGCACAATCTTGCCATCAAAAGCGGCCAGCTGGACCTGGCCGGGCTGATGCGCGAGATGGGTACCGGCCTGCTGGTCACGGAAATGATGGGGCAAGGCGTCAATCGGGTCACCGGCGACTACTCCCGAGGAGCGGCGGGGTTCTGGGTGGAAAACGGCGAAATCGCCCACCCGGTGGAAGAAATCACCATCGCCGGCAACCTGCGTGACATGTACCTCAATCTGCTTGCCGTAGGCACGGACAACCAGCTCCCCGGCAGCACCCGCACCGGCTCCTGGCTCATCGGCCAGATGACCATCGCCGGGGAGTGA
- a CDS encoding transporter substrate-binding domain-containing protein: MINPISIRISLLTYFLLIVGAVAISLISVQYYFSLKLADSAAEGTFAQVAARLGIFIKERDAHYNSVIDLVAQDKNIGHLPEPGRLHDEIDSFINILSSNPDLYALYVGSASGDFYEVISLEAYPGLHQRFQADSTARWAVIHIHGNGKDRLKRLRFLDEQLQTLASQTLASNYEPRVRPWYRKATRSDQVIRTEPYLFSFIDSSGVTYAKRLATGNGVLALDITMRAMNEFLVDANFGSSGEIFLYDRYGEKYASSKPLSQSSGRQGALQIETQPIELTAQERAFVAENPVLRVSNENDWPPLDFAIRGVPNGFSIDYLRLLAQKIGIQWQFVNGYTWSELMDLFAEGQLDMLHSAYHSQERERIALFSQPINEIRTALILRKGLNATGLADLKGKTIALPKGWATVDQVRTGYPEIEVVEYPQSFDAYLAVDRGEADATIDHALSMQYLSSKYGLQNLRLGPWLKEFDEGAARHLFIMLQKDSPILRDLINKAIASVSEEELTQLRAYWQGEGCSSGATDCERQLNRDVVNQAFMQTPMDRPSGLIQFEQDGVRYFAHSAPLATFGDSGHRLGLLEAADSFLSPYMQQVKISLNFAFVILLVTIPVILYAIAKINRPVKALMVENDKIAQRRYADVEPIHTNIRELRDLSCSMIHMAESIQAYEKSQEALMDAFIQLIADAIDAKSPYTAGHCIRVPEIALMLARQAHERDHGPFAPFHLQTEDEWREFRIGAWLHDCGKVTTPEYVVDKATKLETIYNRIHEVRTRFEVLWRDAEISALQRRLQGEDSVELDAWLEQQRQSLRDDFRFIAECNIGGEFMGQDRLERLQQIAGRTWRRHFDNRLGLSEEELNRFADRPAESLPVEEPLLDDRPEHILPRTQFDHAAYQAQGFKPAVPEHLYNYGELYNLSISRGTLTDEERFKINEHIIMTIRMLEALPLPDNLKRVPEYAGTHHETLIGSGYPRQLSADQLSMAARIVTLADIFEALTASDRPYKRPKTLSESIKIMGFMCRDGHIDADVFKLFLNSGIYREYAEKYLLAEQIDEVDIQSYLNCAMQR; encoded by the coding sequence ATGATCAACCCCATCTCCATCCGTATCAGTCTGCTGACCTACTTTTTGCTGATCGTCGGCGCTGTTGCCATCTCGCTGATCTCGGTGCAGTATTACTTCAGCCTGAAGCTGGCCGATTCGGCGGCAGAGGGCACCTTTGCCCAGGTGGCGGCCCGGCTGGGTATCTTCATCAAGGAGCGCGATGCCCACTACAATAGCGTCATCGACCTGGTGGCCCAGGACAAGAACATCGGCCATCTGCCCGAGCCGGGTCGGCTGCATGATGAAATCGATAGCTTCATCAATATCCTGAGCAGCAACCCCGATCTCTATGCCCTCTATGTCGGTAGTGCCAGCGGGGATTTCTACGAGGTCATCAGCCTGGAGGCCTATCCCGGCCTGCATCAACGCTTCCAGGCCGATTCGACGGCCCGCTGGGCGGTGATCCATATCCACGGCAACGGCAAGGATCGGCTCAAGCGCCTGCGCTTCCTCGATGAACAGTTGCAGACCCTGGCCAGCCAGACCCTGGCAAGCAATTACGAACCCCGAGTACGTCCCTGGTATCGCAAGGCTACCAGATCGGATCAGGTCATACGTACCGAGCCCTACCTGTTCAGCTTCATCGACTCCTCCGGCGTCACCTATGCCAAGAGGCTGGCAACCGGTAACGGCGTGCTGGCCCTGGATATCACCATGCGGGCGATGAATGAATTCCTCGTCGATGCCAATTTCGGTTCCAGTGGCGAGATCTTTCTCTACGACCGCTATGGCGAGAAATACGCCTCCTCCAAACCCCTGTCCCAGTCCAGCGGCAGACAGGGCGCGTTGCAGATCGAGACGCAACCGATCGAGCTGACCGCGCAGGAGCGTGCCTTCGTGGCCGAGAATCCGGTATTGCGCGTTTCCAACGAAAACGACTGGCCACCGCTCGACTTCGCTATCCGTGGCGTACCCAACGGCTTCTCTATCGACTACCTAAGACTGTTGGCGCAAAAGATCGGCATTCAGTGGCAGTTTGTCAACGGCTACACCTGGAGCGAGTTGATGGATCTGTTCGCCGAGGGGCAGTTGGATATGTTGCATTCGGCCTACCACAGCCAGGAGCGCGAGCGCATTGCCCTGTTCAGCCAGCCGATCAACGAGATCCGCACGGCACTCATCCTGCGCAAGGGGTTGAACGCCACCGGGCTTGCCGATCTCAAGGGCAAGACCATTGCCCTGCCCAAGGGTTGGGCCACCGTTGATCAGGTGCGCACCGGATACCCCGAGATTGAGGTGGTCGAGTATCCGCAGAGCTTCGACGCCTACCTGGCGGTGGATCGGGGCGAGGCCGATGCGACCATAGATCATGCCCTGTCGATGCAGTATCTGAGCAGCAAATACGGCCTGCAGAACCTGCGGCTGGGGCCTTGGCTCAAGGAGTTCGATGAGGGCGCGGCACGGCACCTGTTCATCATGCTACAGAAGGACAGCCCGATTCTGCGCGATCTCATCAATAAAGCCATCGCCTCGGTCAGCGAGGAGGAGCTGACCCAGCTGCGTGCCTACTGGCAGGGAGAGGGCTGTAGCAGCGGGGCCACCGACTGCGAACGGCAACTGAACCGGGATGTGGTGAACCAGGCCTTCATGCAGACACCCATGGACCGCCCCAGCGGCCTGATTCAATTCGAGCAGGACGGGGTGCGCTACTTCGCCCACAGCGCGCCCCTGGCTACTTTCGGTGACAGCGGTCATCGCCTCGGGCTGCTGGAGGCGGCGGACAGCTTCCTTTCCCCCTATATGCAGCAGGTCAAGATCTCGCTGAATTTTGCCTTCGTCATCCTTCTTGTGACCATCCCGGTGATCCTCTACGCCATCGCCAAGATCAACCGACCGGTCAAGGCCTTGATGGTCGAGAACGACAAGATCGCCCAGCGGCGTTATGCCGATGTAGAGCCGATTCACACCAATATCCGCGAGTTGCGCGATCTCTCCTGTTCGATGATTCACATGGCCGAGAGCATCCAGGCCTATGAGAAATCCCAGGAGGCGCTGATGGATGCCTTTATCCAGCTCATCGCCGATGCCATCGATGCCAAATCTCCCTATACCGCCGGGCACTGCATCCGGGTACCCGAGATCGCCCTGATGCTGGCACGCCAGGCCCATGAACGCGACCATGGCCCCTTTGCCCCCTTCCACCTACAAACAGAAGACGAATGGCGCGAGTTTCGCATCGGTGCCTGGTTGCACGATTGCGGCAAGGTTACCACGCCGGAATATGTGGTGGACAAGGCCACCAAGCTGGAGACCATCTATAACCGTATCCACGAGGTACGCACCCGCTTCGAGGTACTTTGGCGTGATGCCGAAATCAGCGCCTTGCAACGCCGCTTGCAGGGGGAGGATAGTGTCGAGCTGGATGCCTGGCTGGAGCAGCAGCGGCAATCCCTGAGAGATGACTTCCGGTTTATCGCCGAGTGCAATATCGGTGGTGAGTTCATGGGCCAAGACAGGCTTGAGCGCCTACAGCAGATCGCCGGACGCACCTGGCGGCGGCACTTCGACAACCGGCTGGGGCTGTCCGAGGAAGAGCTCAATCGCTTTGCCGACCGCCCTGCAGAATCCCTGCCGGTCGAGGAGCCCCTGCTGGACGATCGCCCCGAGCATATACTGCCGCGCACCCAGTTCGATCACGCGGCCTATCAGGCCCAGGGCTTCAAGCCCGCTGTGCCCGAGCATTTGTACAACTATGGCGAGCTGTACAATCTGAGCATCTCTCGCGGCACACTGACCGATGAGGAGCGCTTCAAGATCAACGAGCACATCATCATGACCATCCGCATGCTCGAAGCCCTGCCCCTGCCGGACAACCTCAAGCGCGTACCCGAGTACGCCGGCACCCACCATGAGACCCTCATCGGCAGCGGCTATCCACGTCAACTGAGCGCGGACCAGCTATCCATGGCGGCACGCATTGTGACCCTGGCGGATATCTTCGAGGCCCTCACGGCATCGGACCGGCCCTACAAGAGGCCCAAGACCCTGTCTGAGTCGATCAAGATCATGGGTTTCATGTGCCGGGATGGCCACATAGATGCCGACGTCTTCAAGCTCTTCCTCAACTCCGGCATCTACCGCGAGTACGCCGAAAAATACCTGCTGGCAGAGCAGATCGATGAGGTGGATATCCAGTCCTATCTCAATTGCGCGATGCAGCGCTAG
- the tldD gene encoding metalloprotease TldD has translation MTTDLISQAQAAILEPAGLQLHHLDAALSRLCRPGVDLADLYFQHAKLESWVLEDGIIKEGNFSIEQGVGLRAVSGERTGFAYSDELSPAALMQAASAAAGIVRDGAEGQIAIARQQPVRALYPALDPLASLSREDKIALLHRVDQAARAHDPRVEQVIASLVAVLDTVLILDDQGRLSADVRPMVRMNVSVIAEHQGRREQGSCGGGGRADLNLLLVDDFWQQLSQKAVHQALVNLEAVDAPAGSMTVVLGPGWPGVLLHEAVGHGLEGDFNRKGTSAFSGRIGQKVASELCTVVDNGAMPGRRGSLSLDDEGSETQRTVLIEKGVLKGYLQDRHNAKLMGVAPTGNGRRESYAHLPLPRMTNTYMEPGQDDPEEIIASVKKGLYAVNFGGGQVDITSGKFVFSANEAYLIENGKLGAAVKGATLIGNGPEVMTRISRVGSDLQLDMGVGVCGKEGQSVPVGVGQPTLRIEQLTVGGTHA, from the coding sequence ATGACCACTGATCTCATCTCCCAAGCCCAGGCCGCCATTCTTGAGCCCGCTGGGCTGCAGTTGCACCACCTCGACGCCGCCCTCAGCCGCCTGTGCCGACCCGGGGTCGATCTGGCCGATCTCTACTTTCAGCACGCCAAGCTGGAGTCCTGGGTGCTGGAGGACGGCATCATCAAAGAGGGCAATTTCAGCATCGAGCAGGGCGTTGGCCTGCGTGCGGTGAGCGGTGAGCGCACCGGCTTTGCCTACTCCGACGAGCTCAGCCCGGCGGCGCTGATGCAGGCCGCCTCGGCCGCCGCCGGTATTGTCCGCGATGGTGCCGAGGGCCAGATCGCCATCGCCCGGCAGCAGCCGGTGCGCGCCCTCTACCCGGCCCTGGACCCGCTGGCCAGCCTCAGCCGGGAGGACAAGATCGCCCTGCTGCATCGCGTGGATCAAGCCGCCCGCGCCCATGACCCGCGGGTGGAGCAGGTCATCGCCAGCCTGGTGGCGGTGCTGGATACGGTGCTGATCCTCGACGATCAGGGCCGTCTCAGCGCCGATGTGCGGCCCATGGTGCGGATGAACGTCAGCGTCATCGCCGAGCACCAGGGCCGGCGCGAGCAAGGCAGCTGCGGCGGCGGTGGCCGGGCCGATCTGAACCTGTTGCTGGTCGATGACTTCTGGCAGCAGCTGAGCCAGAAGGCGGTGCATCAGGCCCTGGTCAACCTGGAGGCGGTGGACGCCCCGGCCGGCAGCATGACCGTGGTGCTCGGCCCCGGCTGGCCCGGCGTGCTGCTGCACGAGGCGGTAGGCCACGGCCTGGAGGGGGACTTCAACCGCAAGGGCACCTCCGCCTTCAGTGGCCGCATCGGCCAGAAGGTCGCCTCCGAGCTCTGCACCGTGGTGGACAACGGCGCCATGCCCGGCCGCCGCGGCTCCCTCAGCCTGGACGACGAGGGCAGCGAGACCCAGCGCACGGTATTGATCGAAAAGGGCGTGCTCAAGGGCTACCTGCAGGACCGGCACAACGCCAAGCTGATGGGCGTGGCACCCACCGGCAACGGTCGGCGCGAGTCCTACGCCCACCTGCCCCTGCCTCGCATGACCAACACCTACATGGAGCCGGGGCAGGACGACCCCGAAGAGATCATCGCCTCGGTAAAAAAGGGCCTCTACGCGGTCAACTTCGGTGGCGGTCAGGTGGACATCACCTCGGGCAAGTTCGTCTTCTCCGCCAACGAGGCCTATCTGATCGAAAACGGCAAGCTCGGCGCGGCGGTCAAGGGCGCGACCCTGATCGGCAACGGCCCCGAGGTGATGACCCGCATCAGCCGGGTCGGCAGCGACCTGCAACTGGACATGGGGGTTGGCGTTTGCGGCAAGGAGGGCCAAAGCGTACCGGTGGGGGTCGGCCAGCCCACCCTGCGCATCGAACAGCTCACCGTGGGAGGCACCCATGCCTAA